In Gossypium raimondii isolate GPD5lz chromosome 12, ASM2569854v1, whole genome shotgun sequence, a single window of DNA contains:
- the LOC105764314 gene encoding uncharacterized protein LOC105764314: MVSNASISDSTSGSDVAGDVGVVNGQQAPLFTQAQCQQILNLLNNEHVVEVVASLADLSSGKMKGIGREQDGFYIQQPFRQTKVAISTPITSLSANVEPSFLWHTRLDHASVSRLNKVINLPSTVSNSDSIK, encoded by the exons ATGGTGAGCAATGCATCAATTAGTGATTCAACTAGTGGTAGTGATGTGGCTGGTGATGTTGGTGTCGTGAATGGTCAACAAGCACCTCTGTTTACTCAAGCACAATGTCAGCAAATCTTGAATTTGTTGAACAATGAGCATGTAGTTGAAGTTGTCGCAAGTTTAGCAG ATCTCTCAAGTGGAAAGATGAAGGGGATTGGTAGGGAGCAAGACGGTTTTTACATCCAGCAACCTTTTCGACAAACTAAGGTGGCTATAAGTACACCTATTACATCTCTTTCAGCAAATGTTGAACCATCTTTTCTTTGGCATACTAGACTCGACCATGCCTCTGTTTCAAGATTGAATAAGGTGATTAATCTTCCCAGCACAGTTTCGAATAGCGATAGCATAAAATAG
- the LOC105764315 gene encoding F-box protein SKIP14, whose protein sequence is MTLNFSHRPVVPAHLTEDRVSPMRIVNGYLVEGIPQKNGDGYLESWHSNCEREDCIDYGRDKSGAQFGSLEPVSNDIIDLLPSDPFGMDITSTFTAITGWLEDLEVDSGGYVRDDVGIGDGSHQLFAGLNFIWNNSMWFQTFPGECKGSVSGGLGVCSQAKERGNVSDHIGFGSAHSTQGILCFGNEDMVSVDQENDEFQDCEVCSEEHEGAPHEALNFAFGYLGLQDLFAVESVCMSLRSVVQNDPLLWRNIHIDQPLSEKITDDVLLQITRRAQGSLQCLSLVDCQRITDEGLQCVVEENPKLVKLSVPGCTRLSIEGILNSLKALKSVGRQGVKHLRIAGVYGVTQKHFEELKLLLGMDNQIQQIMHKPHFYNRRNVCEDDRAIDIEMCLRCENVRLVYDCPAEGCQQKDHTAQLCRGCTLCIPRCVQCGRCINDGEYEETFSLELLCSDCWRLQIKS, encoded by the exons ATGACTTTGAATTTTTCCCATCGGCCTGTTGTTCCTGCTCATTTAACTGAAGATCGGGTTTCTCCTATGAGAATCGTGAATGGTTACCTTGTTGAAGGTATCCCACAGAAGAATGGAGATGGGTATTTGGAATCTTGGCACTCAAATTGCGAAAGGGAGGATTGCATTGATTATGGTAGGGACAAAAGCGGTGCTCAATTTGGTTCTCTCGAGCCTGTTTCCAATGATATTATTGATCTTTTGCCCTCGGATCCATTTGGAATGGATATCACCTCTACTTTCACCGCAATTACAGGTTGGCTTGAGGATTTAGAGGTTGATTCCGGTGGCTATGTGAGAGATGACGTGGGGATAGGTGATGGAAGTCATCAGTTGTTTGCTGGATTGAACTTTATTTGGAACAACTCAATGTGGTTCCAAACATTTCCTGGCGAATGTAAAGGCAGTGTTTCTGGTGGACTTGGTGTGTGTTCTCAGGCAAAGGAAAGAGGGAATGTGTCTGATCATATTGGTTTTGGATCAGCTCATAGTACACAGGGCATTTTGTGTTTTGGGAATGAAGATATGGTTTCTGTTGATCAGGAAAATGACGAATTTCAGGATTGTGAGGTTTGTTCTGAGGAACATGAAGGAGCTCCTCATGAAGCTCTGAATTTTGCCTTTGGTTATCTGGGTCTGCAGGATCTATTTGCTGTTGAAAGTGTTTGTATGTCACTGCGATCTGTAGTTCAGAATGATCCCCTTTTATGGAGGAATATTCACATTGATCAGCCACTAAGCGAGAAGATAACTGATGATGTTCTTTTACAAATAACAAGGAGGGCTCAAGGTAGCTTACAATGCTTGAGTCTGGTAGATTGCCAAAGGATTACCGATGAGGGCCTTCAGTGCGTGGTTGAAGAAAATCCAAAGCTAGTCAAG TTGAGTGTACCTGGATGTACAAGGCTAAGTATTGAGGGCATTTTGAATAGCCTAAAGGCTCTGAAGTCTGTGGGCAGACAAGGGGTGAAGCATTTGAGGATTGCTGGGGTGTATGGTGTAACACAGAAACATTTTGAAGAGCTGAAGTTGTTATTGGGCATGGACAACCAAATTCAACAGATTATGCACAAGCCACATTTTTATAACAGAAGAAATGTGTGTGAAGATGATCGTGCCATTGATATCGAAATGTGCCTGAGATGCGAGAATGTGAGGCTTGTTTATGATTGTCCTGCAGAGGGTTGTCAGCAGAAAGACCATACTGCTCAGTTATGCAGGGGATGCACTCTTTGCATACCACGGTGCGTCCAGTGTGGCCGGTGCATTAATGATGGTGAGTATGAGGAAACGTTTAGTCTGGAGTTGCTTTGTTCAGATTGTTGGAGGCTACAAATAAAATCTTGA
- the LOC105762487 gene encoding uncharacterized protein LOC105762487 translates to MDSGLSWADQWDTNPDPSPAEPDKKKKKKKEEGSTKSKFSKSVLSFKWIKELRKKAEQKNNDGK, encoded by the coding sequence aTGGATTCTGGGTTATCATGGGCTGACCAGTGGGACACTAATCCTGATCCTTCACCAGCAGAGCCtgacaagaagaagaagaagaagaaagaggaaGGTTCCACCAAGAGCAAGTTTAGCAAGTCAGTGCTGAGTTTCAAATGGATTAAAGAATTACGTAAGAAAGCAGAGCAAAAAAATAATGACGGCAAATAA